A genomic stretch from Canis lupus familiaris isolate Mischka breed German Shepherd chromosome 17, alternate assembly UU_Cfam_GSD_1.0, whole genome shotgun sequence includes:
- the PAIP2B gene encoding polyadenylate-binding protein-interacting protein 2B isoform X1, with amino-acid sequence MGTMRRKTHLQSTCGWRTKKISTDRGLITRKEGQELRVGFDLISTIQVEEELQEQDFLDRCFQEMLDEEDQDWFIPSRDLPQAMGQLQQQLNGLSVNDGHNSDDILSKSNLNPDAKEFIPGVKY; translated from the exons ATGGGCACGATGAGAAGGAAAACCCATTTGCAGAGTACATGTGGATGGAGAACGAAGAAGATTTCAACAGACAG ggGCCTCATTACCAGAAAAGAGGGCCAGGAGCTGAGAGTTGGTTTTGATTTAATCTCCACTATCCAG GTGGAGGAGGAACTTCAGGAGCAAGACTTCTTAGACCGGTGCTTCCAGGAGATGCTGGATGAAGAAGACCAAGACTGGTTCATTCCCTCACGGGACCTGCCTCAGGCAATGGGACAGTTGCAGCAACAGTTAAATGGACTGTCCGTCAATGATGGTCACAATTCTGACGATATTTTG AGCAAAAGTAATCTGAACCCGGATGCCAAGGAATTTATTCCAGGAGTGAAGTACTGA